TAGCGAACGCGCGTTCGGTCCCCATGCCAGCGGACTCGGGCGGGACGGCAGCGTAATACTTCCACTATGAAACAACGTTGGGAACGTCCGAATTTCGAAGAGCATCCGCTCGGAGCCGAAGTCACGGCCTACTTGACGGCGCCGCGCACGCCCAAAGACTAGGAACCCGCCCGCTGAGGGCCAACGGCGACGACCGTTTCGTCGCGCGGCTTGAGGCCGTCGGCGCGCAACGGTACCACGACAAGCATCCCTTTCACGAGCGCCTCGTTGCCGGGGCGCTTTCGCGCGAACAGGTGCAGGCTTGGGTCGCCAACCGGTATTACTATCAAAAGCAAATCCCCGTAAAAGACGCCGCAATCTTGGCGAACTTGCCGTCGGCGGAGTATCGTCGCGTCTGGATCTCGCGCATTTACGATCACGACGGAACGCACGACGGCGAAGGCGGAACGATTTCCTGGCTCGCGCTCGCCCGGGCCGTCGGATTGGACGAAGATCGCGTGCGATCGGAATCCGACGTTGCGCCCGGTACACGCTTTGCCGTCGATGCGTACGTCAACTTCGCGCGGACGCGCCCGTGGCTCGAGGCGGTCGCATCATCGCTCACCGAGCTCTTCGGACCGCCGGTGATGCAGCGCCGCGTCGCCGCCATCGTCGAGCGCTATCCGTGGATCGATCGGTCCGGTTTGACGTACTTCGAGAACCGCATTCCGCTGGCGCAACGCGACGCGCAGTCGGCGCTGGAATGGGTGCTGCGGCACGCGACGACGCAAGAGCTGCAAGACCGCTGCGTCGACGCGCTGCGCTTTAAATGTGACGTCTTGTGGTGTATCCTCGATGCCACTGAACGCAGCGGATAAGCCGCGGCTCGGCAAGGGCGTGCGCGTGCGCCGCGAGACCGACGGTAGTTCGATGCTGCTCGTCCCC
Above is a window of Candidatus Baltobacteraceae bacterium DNA encoding:
- the pqqA gene encoding pyrroloquinoline quinone precursor peptide PqqA; its protein translation is MKQRWERPNFEEHPLGAEVTAYLTAPRTPKD